The following proteins are co-located in the Lentibacillus sp. JNUCC-1 genome:
- a CDS encoding 3-hydroxyacyl-CoA dehydrogenase: protein MTINDITVVGAGVMGRGIAYVSSLGGFRVTLVDVSTAQLSAACDHIERLTEQAVDRGKLTEASAANLLDRLNTSTDLQSAVAETDCVIEAVPEKHDLKQDVLETAGRYAPSKAIFASNTSTISPTELASYTGRPAQFAVMHFFNPVHKMRLVEIVKGLETAEDTVQLIKQAAEKMGKETVEVNEFPGFVTSRISALVGNEAFHMLQEGVASAEDIDKAIKLGLNYPMGPLELGDLVGLDTRLNNLRYLHKTLGDKFRPAPLLEAYVKAGRLGRKSGRGVYDYTDQGRGWRT, encoded by the coding sequence ATGACAATCAACGATATAACGGTTGTCGGGGCGGGTGTGATGGGACGAGGAATTGCTTATGTCTCATCCCTTGGCGGTTTTAGAGTGACCCTCGTTGACGTCAGCACTGCTCAATTAAGTGCAGCCTGTGACCATATTGAAAGATTAACAGAGCAAGCGGTGGACCGGGGGAAGTTGACGGAAGCATCCGCCGCCAATCTACTGGACCGGTTAAACACTTCAACCGATCTACAAAGTGCCGTAGCTGAGACAGATTGTGTCATCGAAGCAGTTCCGGAAAAACACGACCTGAAGCAAGACGTTCTTGAAACAGCAGGACGTTATGCGCCAAGTAAGGCCATTTTTGCTTCCAATACTTCCACGATCAGTCCGACCGAGCTAGCGTCCTATACAGGAAGACCAGCGCAATTTGCGGTGATGCATTTTTTCAATCCGGTGCATAAAATGCGGCTTGTCGAGATCGTAAAAGGGCTCGAAACAGCTGAAGACACCGTTCAATTGATCAAACAGGCAGCTGAAAAGATGGGGAAAGAAACGGTAGAAGTCAATGAATTTCCAGGCTTTGTGACAAGCCGGATCAGTGCGCTTGTCGGTAACGAGGCTTTCCATATGCTGCAGGAAGGGGTCGCAAGCGCTGAGGATATCGATAAGGCCATTAAGCTGGGCCTTAATTACCCGATGGGACCGTTGGAGCTTGGGGATCTTGTGGGGCTTGATACCAGACTCAACAATTTACGGTATTTGCATAAAACCCTTGGAGATAAATTTCGGCCTGCTCCGTTACTGGAAGCGTATGTGAAAGCAGGACGGCTGGGACGGAAGTCCGGGCGTGGCGTGTATGATTATACGGATCAGGGCAGGGGGTGGCGCACGTGA
- a CDS encoding aldehyde dehydrogenase family protein, producing the protein MSETTAKDIVTEVGSMKRSHYGMIINGERMESASGETFETYNPATGEVLARVAKANEADAEKAVQAARQAFDHGKWRKYPVGKRSRVMNQIAALMRERFKDLVEMEVLNSGKSVGAATVQINQAIEDFEFYAGAIVGHRGTVNNMPYGFFNYTHKEPVGVCAQIIPWNYPVMMAAWKIAPAIAAGCSVVVKPASLTPVTALLINEICHEAGVPEGVVNTVPGSGAVVGDYLVQHEAVDKVAFTGSTPTGKDIMAKASGTLKRITLELGGKSPNIVFDDADMEAAVAGSLFGIYFNTGQSCEARSRMFVHDDIYDEFIEQFVAKSKKLVLGDPFDKGTHIGSIISREQLEVIDGYVQSAVRDGATILTGGKEAEVPGFEGGHWYEPTVIADVTPDMKAVKEEIFGPVVVVERFSDEKDVIKRANDTKYGLGSSIWTTNQGRATRVAHQIQAGIVMVNSPFSAFPGTPFGGYKESGFGRELAVESLDLYMEDKSVLSYYGSKPLNPFGV; encoded by the coding sequence ATGTCAGAAACAACCGCAAAAGATATCGTCACAGAAGTCGGTTCCATGAAACGATCTCATTATGGAATGATTATTAACGGAGAACGGATGGAAAGTGCTTCAGGTGAGACCTTCGAGACGTATAATCCAGCTACGGGTGAAGTTCTTGCACGTGTAGCAAAGGCGAATGAAGCCGATGCGGAAAAAGCTGTCCAAGCCGCTCGTCAGGCGTTTGATCATGGTAAATGGCGCAAATATCCTGTTGGCAAACGCTCTCGGGTGATGAATCAAATCGCAGCGCTTATGCGTGAGCGTTTTAAAGATCTTGTTGAGATGGAAGTGCTGAACAGCGGGAAATCAGTTGGGGCCGCCACCGTCCAGATCAATCAGGCAATTGAGGACTTTGAGTTCTATGCTGGTGCGATTGTGGGACACCGCGGAACAGTCAATAACATGCCGTATGGCTTTTTCAACTATACCCATAAAGAGCCAGTTGGAGTGTGTGCCCAAATCATCCCGTGGAACTATCCGGTCATGATGGCAGCATGGAAAATAGCCCCCGCGATTGCGGCCGGTTGCTCGGTTGTTGTGAAGCCTGCAAGCCTAACCCCCGTGACGGCACTACTAATCAATGAAATCTGTCATGAGGCTGGGGTGCCGGAAGGGGTTGTCAATACCGTCCCAGGTTCTGGAGCGGTTGTCGGTGATTATCTTGTTCAGCATGAGGCCGTGGATAAAGTGGCATTCACGGGTTCCACGCCAACAGGAAAAGACATTATGGCGAAAGCATCCGGGACGTTGAAGCGGATTACCCTTGAGCTTGGCGGGAAGTCGCCAAACATTGTATTTGACGATGCAGACATGGAAGCGGCAGTCGCGGGTTCACTTTTCGGTATTTATTTCAACACCGGTCAGTCCTGTGAAGCACGGTCACGGATGTTTGTTCATGATGATATTTATGATGAATTCATTGAGCAGTTTGTCGCGAAATCTAAGAAGCTTGTTCTCGGTGATCCGTTTGACAAAGGCACACACATCGGCTCAATCATCAGCAGGGAACAACTTGAAGTCATTGATGGGTATGTCCAGTCGGCCGTGCGTGACGGGGCGACCATTTTAACAGGAGGTAAGGAAGCTGAAGTGCCCGGATTTGAAGGCGGACATTGGTATGAACCGACAGTTATTGCTGATGTGACGCCAGATATGAAAGCCGTAAAAGAGGAGATTTTTGGACCGGTCGTCGTTGTAGAGCGTTTTTCTGATGAGAAAGACGTGATTAAACGTGCCAATGATACGAAATACGGACTTGGCTCTTCTATCTGGACGACGAATCAGGGGAGAGCGACACGGGTAGCCCACCAGATTCAGGCCGGTATCGTTATGGTAAACAGTCCATTTTCCGCATTCCCCGGAACCCCATTCGGCGGCTATAAAGAATCAGGGTTTGGCCGGGAACTTGCCGTAGAATCGCTTGATTTATATATGGAAGATAAGAGTGTTCTATCATACTACGGATCAAAGCCGCTCAACCCGTTTGGAGTTTAA
- a CDS encoding enoyl-CoA hydratase/isomerase family protein has translation MANVTSDTIKYEARNGVATLTLNRPEAFNAFTPDMNQVIIKTLKQAGKDADVRVIVLTGAGRAFCGGEDLGGVDEQTNHADVLRERYHPMLMAMKETPKPIIAAINGTAAGAGMSLALAADFRLMRTDAKFVSAFMNIGLIPDSGFLYMLPRLVGYAKALEIVTLGNPVSGQEAYELGIVTQAFSPDGWDEGVQAFTERLAAAPTQAFSLVKRYMMDSMHETYETFLEKEAQAQRIAGKTADHAEGLSAFKEKRRAQFTGQ, from the coding sequence ATGGCAAACGTGACATCAGATACGATTAAATATGAAGCACGTAATGGTGTGGCAACCCTAACGCTGAATCGTCCGGAGGCGTTTAACGCGTTCACACCAGATATGAATCAGGTGATCATTAAGACACTTAAACAGGCCGGGAAAGATGCGGATGTTCGTGTGATTGTATTGACAGGTGCAGGCCGTGCTTTTTGCGGCGGGGAAGATCTTGGGGGCGTGGATGAGCAGACCAATCATGCCGATGTTTTACGTGAACGTTACCACCCGATGCTTATGGCTATGAAAGAGACGCCTAAGCCGATTATAGCTGCAATTAATGGGACGGCAGCAGGTGCTGGGATGAGCTTGGCCCTGGCAGCAGATTTTCGCCTAATGCGTACAGATGCCAAGTTCGTCAGTGCGTTTATGAACATTGGCTTAATTCCAGACTCGGGCTTTTTGTACATGCTGCCTCGCTTAGTCGGGTATGCCAAAGCGCTTGAAATTGTGACTCTGGGCAACCCGGTGTCGGGACAAGAAGCCTATGAGTTGGGGATTGTCACACAGGCGTTTTCCCCAGATGGATGGGATGAAGGTGTCCAGGCATTTACAGAGCGACTGGCTGCAGCGCCGACTCAAGCATTTTCTCTCGTGAAGCGTTATATGATGGATAGCATGCATGAGACATATGAAACCTTTTTGGAAAAAGAAGCGCAGGCACAGCGCATTGCCGGGAAAACTGCAGATCATGCGGAAGGACTATCAGCTTTCAAGGAAAAGCGCAGGGCCCAATTTACAGGACAATAG
- a CDS encoding enoyl-CoA hydratase-related protein — protein sequence MPEFIQVSVTDHVGIVTLNRLEVLNALNRQMITEIAAQLEAFDKDPAIRVMVINGAGRAFAAGADIDEMMTETPLSMERADPFADWDRLRRIKKPIIASVHGFALGGGFELVLHCDLIMAAETAEFGFPEVKLGVMPGAGGTQLLTRAMGRRKALAYILLGDTMTAQEAAHFGVVDRMVAEEMLHEETIRLARQLTKQPPLSVRLIKETVLRAEDLNLDDGLLLERKNFYMLFDSHDQKEGMQAFQEKRKPEFKGE from the coding sequence ATGCCTGAATTCATACAAGTATCTGTGACTGATCACGTCGGAATAGTGACATTGAACCGGCTGGAAGTTTTGAATGCGTTAAACCGGCAGATGATTACAGAAATTGCTGCCCAACTAGAGGCGTTTGATAAAGATCCAGCCATACGCGTCATGGTTATAAATGGAGCAGGCCGAGCTTTTGCTGCTGGAGCAGATATTGATGAAATGATGACGGAAACGCCTTTGTCCATGGAACGCGCTGATCCATTTGCAGACTGGGACAGGTTAAGACGGATCAAAAAGCCTATTATTGCCTCTGTTCATGGCTTTGCGCTTGGCGGCGGGTTTGAGCTGGTGTTGCATTGTGATCTGATCATGGCTGCGGAAACCGCTGAGTTCGGTTTTCCAGAAGTGAAATTGGGTGTCATGCCTGGAGCTGGCGGCACACAGCTTCTCACGCGCGCAATGGGCCGACGCAAGGCACTCGCGTATATTTTGCTGGGAGACACCATGACTGCGCAGGAAGCAGCTCACTTCGGTGTGGTTGATCGGATGGTCGCTGAAGAAATGCTCCACGAAGAAACCATACGTCTTGCCAGACAGCTCACAAAGCAGCCGCCCCTTTCAGTCCGTCTGATCAAAGAGACCGTCCTTCGTGCAGAGGATCTGAATTTAGACGATGGACTACTGTTAGAGCGCAAAAACTTTTATATGCTGTTTGATTCCCATGATCAAAAAGAAGGTATGCAGGCTTTTCAGGAGAAGCGAAAGCCAGAATTTAAAGGGGAGTGA
- a CDS encoding EthD family reductase: MVKLIALYKQPEDKAAFDEHYFNVHTPLTQKIPGLRDMKVTKIVGSPMGKSEFYLLCEMFYDDHEALQEAMKTDEGKASGKDVMQFAGDLVTLMIGEDVDA, encoded by the coding sequence GTGGTTAAATTGATTGCATTATATAAGCAACCAGAGGACAAAGCAGCCTTTGACGAGCATTATTTCAATGTTCATACCCCGCTCACACAAAAAATTCCGGGTTTGCGTGACATGAAAGTTACGAAAATCGTCGGCTCACCGATGGGAAAAAGTGAGTTCTACTTGCTGTGTGAAATGTTTTACGATGATCATGAGGCTCTTCAGGAAGCAATGAAAACCGATGAGGGCAAAGCTTCCGGAAAAGATGTGATGCAGTTCGCCGGAGACCTGGTCACATTGATGATTGGTGAGGATGTGGATGCCTGA
- the paaD gene encoding 1,2-phenylacetyl-CoA epoxidase subunit PaaD → MPRFTTATEQPSGDERERVIKSEMLRLQEVQKIVQTVDDPELPNVSVWDLGMVHDIAINDSDVQVTMVPTFAGCPALEFIERDVREAVQTLGWVMSCTVAFTFEVPWTTDAITKEGKRQLKKHGISPPPEDYHPGEMWTVDCPYCGSDYTSMENVFGPTACRSILYCMACRNPFEAMKPVIKDTPSTI, encoded by the coding sequence TTGCCGAGGTTTACAACAGCGACAGAACAGCCGTCTGGTGACGAAAGGGAAAGGGTGATCAAGTCAGAGATGTTGAGACTTCAGGAAGTGCAGAAGATTGTGCAGACGGTTGATGATCCAGAACTGCCGAATGTAAGTGTATGGGATCTTGGCATGGTTCATGATATTGCGATCAATGATAGCGATGTTCAGGTAACAATGGTGCCGACCTTTGCAGGCTGCCCAGCACTTGAATTTATCGAACGGGATGTCCGGGAGGCGGTACAAACACTAGGGTGGGTGATGTCATGTACAGTAGCCTTCACTTTTGAAGTGCCCTGGACGACAGATGCCATTACAAAAGAAGGCAAACGCCAGCTGAAAAAGCATGGTATATCACCTCCTCCAGAGGATTACCACCCTGGAGAGATGTGGACGGTTGACTGTCCTTATTGCGGCTCAGACTATACATCAATGGAAAACGTCTTCGGACCGACCGCATGCAGAAGCATTCTCTACTGCATGGCATGCCGCAATCCATTCGAAGCGATGAAGCCAGTCATTAAAGATACCCCCTCAACCATATAA
- the paaC gene encoding 1,2-phenylacetyl-CoA epoxidase subunit PaaC: MMHLVTTAREAQANPTYSKALKELLYQLADDDFIMAFRGSEWLGLAPHIEEDVAYSSITQNTMGHAVMYYTLLEGLGEGDADVIAHERLPGERRNAVYFERQNGDGAYWEEPYYDWALAVVRNVLYETFKKAKLEAVARSTYKPLALAAEKVLLEQSYHLAHWSLWLRQLQGATDEAKHRIHERMQEAWSCIGDVPLLGEEKQAMEQYGLIGSETDLAKTWKAAIHSIVADIPGREWGLEEGNGRLGEHTGDLDQALVTFAEVYNSDRTAVW, encoded by the coding sequence ATGATGCACCTGGTGACAACCGCCCGCGAGGCACAGGCGAATCCTACTTATTCAAAAGCACTCAAAGAATTGCTGTATCAATTGGCAGATGATGACTTTATCATGGCATTTCGAGGTTCGGAATGGCTTGGACTCGCACCGCATATTGAAGAAGATGTTGCGTATTCTTCCATCACTCAAAACACGATGGGTCATGCTGTCATGTATTACACCCTCCTTGAAGGGCTTGGAGAAGGAGATGCTGATGTGATCGCCCATGAACGTTTGCCGGGAGAGCGGCGCAATGCGGTTTACTTTGAGCGGCAAAACGGTGACGGGGCGTACTGGGAAGAACCTTATTATGACTGGGCGCTGGCAGTTGTTCGCAATGTTTTATATGAAACGTTTAAAAAAGCAAAATTGGAAGCGGTTGCACGTTCGACTTATAAACCGCTTGCCCTTGCCGCTGAAAAAGTACTGCTTGAACAAAGCTACCATTTGGCACACTGGTCCTTGTGGCTGCGGCAATTGCAAGGGGCAACAGATGAGGCCAAGCACCGTATTCACGAACGGATGCAAGAGGCATGGAGCTGCATTGGGGATGTGCCGCTCTTGGGCGAAGAAAAACAAGCGATGGAACAGTATGGTCTGATCGGAAGTGAAACAGACTTGGCAAAGACTTGGAAGGCAGCCATTCATTCGATCGTTGCTGACATCCCCGGGCGTGAATGGGGACTTGAAGAAGGCAATGGACGTTTGGGTGAACATACCGGGGACCTTGATCAGGCGCTTGTTACGTTTGCCGAGGTTTACAACAGCGACAGAACAGCCGTCTGGTGA
- the paaB gene encoding 1,2-phenylacetyl-CoA epoxidase subunit PaaB, which translates to MREEGQFYKEYEVFSKRNHKTPLQHQFSLLAPNEEMALLMAQENFMRRQEVVDLWVVPREAVRALNASERQQLTQRLDNKDYRTTKGYGYLRKKWREKEQGMLDEKEIMSWKEVKKS; encoded by the coding sequence GTGCGTGAAGAAGGGCAGTTTTATAAGGAATATGAAGTGTTCAGCAAGCGTAATCACAAAACACCGCTCCAGCATCAATTTAGCTTGCTCGCGCCGAATGAAGAAATGGCGCTATTAATGGCTCAGGAGAATTTTATGAGACGCCAGGAAGTTGTTGATCTTTGGGTGGTTCCGCGTGAAGCGGTCAGAGCATTGAATGCATCAGAACGTCAACAGCTGACGCAACGGTTGGACAATAAAGACTACCGAACGACAAAAGGGTATGGCTATTTGCGCAAGAAGTGGCGGGAGAAAGAGCAGGGCATGTTGGATGAAAAAGAGATCATGTCCTGGAAAGAGGTGAAAAAATCATGA
- the paaA gene encoding 1,2-phenylacetyl-CoA epoxidase subunit PaaA, translating to MNRIEAGDKIEADDWMPDDYRKALIKLISMHGMSEIMGALPEKEWVPKAPTLRRKLGIMAKVQDEMGHGQLLLRVAEDLMAPYGKTRGDLIEDLLGGRLKFHNVFHMPTKTWADAGMVGWLVDGAAIISQTNMLDASYGPYQRALQRICQEEVFHAQHGESIIMALAEGTDEQRAILQDSLNRWWEALLMFFGPASAETTGSSKQDIMIKYRIRKSSNEELRQAFLDKYMPRVFALGLTVPDDTIHYDTEKEKWLYKQPDWTLFKQIIGNNGPRSKARLKLRTIAYENNRWVRQALAAEAVH from the coding sequence ATGAACCGGATTGAAGCGGGGGATAAAATCGAAGCGGATGATTGGATGCCCGATGATTACCGCAAGGCATTGATTAAATTAATTTCAATGCATGGCATGAGTGAAATTATGGGTGCCCTTCCTGAGAAAGAATGGGTTCCAAAAGCACCGACACTCAGGCGAAAACTTGGGATTATGGCTAAAGTACAGGACGAAATGGGTCATGGCCAGCTTCTGCTCAGAGTGGCTGAAGATCTTATGGCACCATATGGCAAGACACGCGGTGATCTCATAGAAGATTTGCTTGGCGGCAGACTGAAGTTCCACAATGTGTTTCATATGCCGACGAAAACTTGGGCAGATGCAGGCATGGTGGGCTGGCTGGTTGACGGGGCAGCCATTATTTCCCAGACCAATATGCTTGATGCATCATATGGACCGTATCAGCGGGCCTTGCAGCGCATTTGCCAGGAGGAGGTTTTCCACGCCCAGCACGGTGAATCCATTATCATGGCTCTGGCAGAAGGTACAGATGAACAACGGGCCATTCTTCAAGATTCGCTTAATCGCTGGTGGGAAGCCTTACTCATGTTTTTTGGCCCGGCATCTGCGGAAACGACCGGTTCATCTAAACAGGACATCATGATCAAATACCGCATTCGGAAAAGCTCCAACGAAGAACTGCGGCAAGCTTTTCTTGATAAATATATGCCACGTGTATTCGCCCTCGGTCTGACAGTGCCGGACGACACGATTCATTATGACACTGAAAAAGAAAAGTGGCTTTACAAACAACCCGACTGGACACTTTTCAAACAGATCATCGGCAATAATGGACCACGTTCCAAGGCACGTCTGAAACTCCGAACCATTGCTTATGAAAACAACCGTTGGGTACGTCAGGCTTTGGCTGCGGAGGCTGTGCATTAA
- the paaX gene encoding phenylacetic acid degradation operon negative regulatory protein PaaX — translation MEQSFNTRAMIFTIYGDYIRHYGNVIWIGSLIRLLEAFGHNEQSVRAAVSRMSRQGWIQAERIGNKSYYALTERGKARMEEASRRIYKSEAEEWDGKWRILVYTIPEEKRHVRDELRKELTWSGFGLLANSCWITPNPLEKQVHTLIDQYEIATHVSFFTAVHEGMQSSQDLVRQCWDLTEVNDRYAQFVETYSQKYIHDKSRVQRNDLSDEQCFVKCALLVHQYRKFLFVDPSLPHELLPEEWLGDSAATLFNDYYQLLAERATRFFETVFSQAEIPNTVQFSD, via the coding sequence ATGGAGCAATCGTTTAACACGCGAGCAATGATTTTCACCATATATGGGGACTATATCAGGCATTATGGGAATGTGATCTGGATTGGCAGTCTCATCCGACTTTTGGAGGCGTTCGGACATAACGAGCAGTCTGTTCGAGCAGCGGTCTCCCGTATGAGCCGGCAAGGTTGGATCCAAGCTGAACGCATCGGCAACAAAAGCTATTATGCTTTGACTGAACGGGGAAAGGCCCGCATGGAAGAGGCTTCCCGACGTATTTACAAATCGGAAGCTGAAGAGTGGGACGGAAAATGGCGCATACTGGTATATACCATTCCTGAAGAAAAAAGACATGTACGCGATGAGTTGCGCAAAGAACTTACATGGAGCGGTTTCGGATTATTGGCGAACAGCTGTTGGATCACGCCTAACCCGCTGGAAAAACAAGTACATACACTGATTGATCAATATGAGATTGCGACTCATGTGTCATTTTTCACGGCTGTCCATGAGGGGATGCAATCATCTCAGGACCTTGTTCGCCAATGCTGGGACCTCACTGAAGTGAACGACCGGTATGCCCAGTTTGTTGAAACATACAGTCAAAAATACATACATGATAAAAGCCGTGTTCAGCGCAATGACTTGAGTGATGAACAGTGTTTTGTCAAATGTGCCCTGCTCGTCCATCAATACCGGAAATTTTTATTTGTAGATCCGAGCCTTCCGCATGAATTGTTGCCAGAGGAATGGCTTGGTGATTCAGCTGCTACGCTGTTCAATGACTACTACCAGCTGCTCGCCGAACGAGCCACCCGTTTTTTTGAGACGGTTTTCAGCCAGGCTGAGATTCCCAATACTGTACAGTTTTCAGATTAA
- a CDS encoding gamma carbonic anhydrase family protein yields MLYQYKDHKPIVDETAYIADGARVIGEVEIGARSSIWFNVVIRGDEGPISIGENCNIQENTVCHLYEKFPLILEDNVSVGHSAIIHGCTLREGVLVGMGATVLDGAEIGAYSIIGANTLVPSGKKIPPRSLVLGSPGKVVRKLTDQDMAMIQKTIETYTQKAQDYKQEQIFKRIE; encoded by the coding sequence ATGCTATATCAATATAAGGACCACAAACCGATAGTGGATGAGACGGCATACATTGCAGACGGTGCTCGCGTGATTGGCGAAGTTGAAATTGGAGCACGTTCAAGTATATGGTTCAACGTTGTTATACGTGGTGATGAAGGTCCGATCAGCATAGGTGAGAATTGCAATATCCAGGAAAACACAGTTTGTCATTTATACGAAAAGTTTCCGCTGATTCTGGAAGACAATGTTTCAGTTGGGCACAGCGCGATCATCCACGGATGCACCCTGAGAGAAGGGGTGCTTGTTGGTATGGGTGCAACGGTTCTTGACGGAGCTGAGATCGGAGCCTACTCCATTATTGGTGCCAACACCCTCGTGCCCTCGGGTAAAAAAATACCCCCACGTTCACTCGTGCTTGGTTCTCCTGGAAAAGTCGTTCGGAAACTCACGGATCAGGATATGGCCATGATTCAAAAAACAATCGAGACATACACCCAAAAAGCTCAAGATTATAAACAAGAACAGATTTTTAAGCGAATAGAATGA
- a CDS encoding PaaI family thioesterase, which translates to MPRKYSVNDLKKVARQEMDPPACDQTLQVVVTEAVEGVAHGVWTVDEAYMNGLGVAMGGFLASAADIMMAYAVTSQLSNEQGFASIDIHTTFHRPALQGTVYITARVERLGRKLAYLTADLEQKDKKIATCVSSMLIMTLD; encoded by the coding sequence ATGCCGAGAAAATACTCAGTAAATGATTTGAAAAAAGTTGCTCGTCAGGAAATGGATCCCCCTGCCTGTGATCAAACATTGCAAGTTGTGGTAACTGAAGCTGTTGAAGGAGTGGCACATGGTGTTTGGACAGTTGATGAAGCTTATATGAACGGGCTCGGAGTGGCGATGGGCGGCTTTCTTGCCTCAGCAGCTGACATTATGATGGCATATGCTGTGACCTCCCAACTTTCAAATGAACAAGGGTTTGCTTCTATAGACATACATACCACATTTCACCGACCCGCATTACAGGGGACTGTATACATTACCGCTCGAGTGGAGCGCTTGGGACGTAAACTTGCTTATCTCACAGCAGATCTTGAGCAGAAAGATAAGAAAATCGCCACATGTGTATCATCTATGCTTATCATGACACTTGATTGA